The Cottoperca gobio chromosome 22, fCotGob3.1, whole genome shotgun sequence genome contains a region encoding:
- the palm1b gene encoding paralemmin 1b, which yields MAEVSQEEKLQAIAEKRKRQTEIENKRRQLDDDRRQLQHLKSKALRERWLLDGAPAEEETQKRLYEDEVKTKLLEQVILRLEQEIEELETDVPANKGVAKENGGENGVVQSSGQTPKREVTGIEAKLLGPSPDQASAENPVTLVFMGYKTVEEEQENRTVLGMEGGDGNVKAEFVVIEDGDGKAGGEAASEDQAPPNGSMADKEKANGGGEEGEKGKEKKQTCKCCTVM from the exons ATGGCTGAGGTGTCACAAGAGGAGAAACTCCAGGCCATCGCT gagaaaaggaagaggcagacagagatcGAAAACAAGAGGAGGCAGCTGGATGATGACCGACGGCAACTCCAGCATctcaag TCGAAGGCACTCAGGGAGCGCTGGTTGTTAGATGGAGCTCCGGCGGAGGAGGAGACTCAGAAGCGTCTGTATGAGGATGAGGTGAAGACCAAACTCCTGGAGCAGGTCATCCTCAG GTTGGAGCAAGAGATTGAAGAACTGGAGACAGACGTTCCAGCCAATAAGGGTGTGGCCAAAGAAAATGGAG GTGAGAACGGAGTAGTGCAGAGCTCTGGTCAGACCCCCAAGAGAGAGGTGACTGGGATTGAGGCCAAGCTGCTGGGTCCCAGTCCCGACCAAGCTAGCGCAGAAAACCCCGTCACCCTGGTGTTCATGGGCTACAAAACCgttgaggaggagcaggagaaccGCACCGTCTTGGGAATGGAAGGAGGGGACGGCAACGTCAAGGCTGAGTTTGTGGTGATCGAGGATGGGGACGGGAAAGCGGGAGGAGAGGCAGCCTCAGAAGATCAGGCTCCACCCAACGGGAGCATGGCCGATAAAGAGAAGGCCAACGGAGgcggagaggaaggagagaagggaaaggAGAAGAAACAGACCTGCAAGTGCTGCACGGTCATGTGA